In the genome of Mytilus edulis chromosome 3, xbMytEdul2.2, whole genome shotgun sequence, one region contains:
- the LOC139515937 gene encoding protein amnionless-like has product MDVLSLLIFLVILIQADGSYKRWIPNTNFDYAYNWDSGKPPCGDTIAVFSDDSPSVYMQMNTTLKELRLPSTDITLILDNDFVLGFTDVPDNNPSCLSNGQEIHFNKTYPSDWFDPKNWCSSTTETGNCTDMVLESEMVPCSYDNVVFPKDSSFFVNVEAEMEIVVNTLKISGKALSTNTLSSFLKTDMGTQMFPKPHTGERSKIKLSRRPCNNPLGCICGNDLPEILQRICSIQKPYCAKQACKHPILLTGGCCEICGAKLTAEYGTGFNFDTLRNGLQRNQLDGKEDFKDVKFVVSRTSNDKIQISLTDKHGGLQSIHVATLMKADIDQDILSGGFKYSLGKIAMEQSGPAIHTPSAGARTGGSGGNGGETAGIVIGVLVVIGFVFAGLFFLYRRRSIPEISGFKVFDRISFRRPKVKRPHVEVPPFLRFSFRSEQAENVGPSHQGFENPIFGNSPIGVDKPMDLELMPPPLESEEQPTFDTSGFDNPLYDTYIQESPFSDAATVENEEPSKEKSGLPED; this is encoded by the exons ATGGATGTTCTCAGTCTGTTAATATTTCTCGTCATTTTGA TACAAGCAGATGGGAGTTATAAACGATGGATTCCGAATACTAATTTTGATTATGCGTACAATTGGGATTCCGGGAAACCACCATGTGGCGACACCATAGCTGTGTTTAGTGATGACAGCCCTTCTGTGTACATGCAGATGAACACAACTCTAAAAGAACTG AGATTACCATCAACGGACATTACTCTGATACTGGACAACGACTTCGTTCTTGGATTTACAGATGTCCCGGACAACAACCCAAGCTGTCTCAGTAACGGACAAG AAATCCATTTTAACAAGACTTATCCATCGGACTGGTTTGATCCCAAGAACTGGTGTTCATCTACTACAGAGACAGGAAACTGTACAGACATGGTCCTGGAATCGGAAATGGTTCCTTGCTCGTATGATAATGTTGTCTTCCCTAAAGACAGTTCTTTTTTTGTAAACGTAGAAGCTGAGATGGAGATAGTGGTTAACACTCTGAAAATATCCGGAAAG gcTTTAAGTACAAACACTCTATCTTCGTTCCTAAAGACTGATATGGGTACTCAGATGTTTCCGAAGCCCCACACTGGAGAAAGatcaaaaatcaaactttccaGACGACCGTGTAATAACCCACTAGGGTGTATTTGTGGAAACGACTTACCTGAG ATTTTACAAAGAATCTGCAGTATACAGAAACCATATTGTGCAAAGCAAGCCTGTAAACATCCAATTCTCCTTACTGGTGGTTGCTGTGAAATATGTG GTGCTAAACTGACAGCTGAATATGGTACTGGTTTCAACTTTGATACGTTAAGAAACGGTCTACAGCGGAATCAACTCGATGGAAAGGAGGACTTCAAAGATGTAAAATTTGTCGTTTCCAGGACTTCGaatgataaaatacaaatatCTCTGACAGACAAACATGGCGGTCTACAGAGTATACATGTAGCCACACTGATGAAGGCAGATATTGATCAAG atattttgtcCGGTGGATTTAAGTACAGTCTTGGCAAAATAGCAATGGAGCAATCAGGACCTGCCATTCATACTCCAAGTGCAGGTGCACGAACAG gAGGCAGCGGAGGAAATGGAGGAGAAACTGCTGGCATAGTGATTGGTGTGTTGGTTGTTATTGGTTTTGTATTTGCAGGGCTTTTCTTCTTGTACAGAAGGAGAAG TATTCCAGAAATTTCTGGATTCAAGGTATTTGACAGAATTTCTTTTCGACGACCGAAAGTAAAGAGACCACACGTTGAAGTACCTCCATTCTTACGATTTTCGTTTAGATCTGAGCAGGCTGAAAATGTTGGACCATCTCATCAAGGCTTTGAAAATCCAATATTCGGAAATTCTCCTATCGGC GTAGATAAGCCAATGGATTTGGAACTGATGCCACCACCATTGGAAAGTGAGGAGCAACCGACATTTGACACCTCCGGGTTCGATAATCCTCTTTATGATACATACATTCAG GAGTCACCATTCAGTGATGCTGCAACTGTTGAAAACGAAGAACCAAGCAAAGAAAAATCGGGATTACCGGAAGACTGA